A stretch of the Leishmania donovani BPK282A1 complete genome, chromosome 21 genome encodes the following:
- a CDS encoding ATP synthase, putative has protein sequence MPALSADAADTISLVRQLQLLDDNTIRLLEQLFTNRLNGELVTSLVDGREESLAVALFRLCAGTHAEHILGYSLRFLADLVYADRKIGAQLGRGDLVKEFGGHPASVLLQIASSHSESLGIANPAIYLAATALRYGEYEGNETAFKDFFALARHTFAPETLQVTDVAFTVQACVQLARRKDFRPLFFQASLVSCIPHLLTDIVSSDSAGIIQVIYETLLLSWLLSFEYEGLVLLVRERMIPQLHRVLQRVQKEKCVRVTLMTLLNMVEAERKYMNKLLNPSSEEWVDSRIYQLGRLHQSETPGQQISTFKKGPSLVAEMVSVGMIKTLSQVSRRKFGDEDINAMVDQLNAALEKSMQVLTSFSQYRGEVLSGVLEWTPVHTSTKFWKEKAVNVEDNGYEVLVALGKVLRESKDELTLAVGCHDLGEIIRYHPTGRNLLTLAPMAGVKECVMMLMSHPNPDVAKEALLCTQKIMVQRWEYMQTA, from the coding sequence ATGCCTGCTCTGTCTGCCGATGCGGCTGACACCATCAGCCTTGTCcgtcagctgcagctgctcgacgacAACACGATCCGcctgctcgagcagctctTCACGAATCGGCTGAATGGAGAACTCGTGACGTCGCTCGTCGACGGCCGTGAGGAGTCGCTGGCGGTCGCGCTGTTCCGTCTCTGTGCCGGCACCCATGCCGAGCACATCCTAGGCTACTCCTTACGCTTCTTGGCGGACCTCGTGTACGCCGACCGCAAGatcggcgcgcagctcggccGTGGCGATCTCGTCAAGGAGTTCGGCGGTCATCCGgcttctgtgctgctgcaaaTCGCGTCGTCGCACAGCGAGAGTCTCGGCATCGCGAACCCCGCCATATACctggccgccacggcgctccGCTACGGCGAGTACGAAGGCAATGAGACCGCCTTCAAGGACTTCTTTGCGCTGGCTCGCCACACCTTTGCCCCGGAAACGCTGCAGGTGACCGACGTCGCGTTCACCGTGCAGGCCTGTGTGCAGCTCGCGCGTCGCAAGGACTTTCGCCCGCTGTTCTTTCAGGCGAGCCTTGTCTCGTGCATTCCGCACCTGCTCACGGACATCGTGTCGAGCGACTCTGCTGGCATCATACAGGTCATCTacgagacgctgctgctttcctgGCTGCTGTCTTTCGAGTACGAGGGACTCGTACTGCTCGTGCGCGAGCGCATGAtcccgcagctgcaccgcgttCTGCAGCGGGTGCAGAAGGAgaagtgcgtgcgtgtgacgctcatgacgctgctgaacatggtggaggcggagcggaagTACATGAACAAGCTGCTGAACCCGTCGTCAGAGGAGTGGGTGGACAGCAGGATCTACCAGTTGGGTCGCCTGCACCAGAGCGAGACGCCGGGGCAGCAAATCAGCACCTTCAAGAAGGGCCCCTCGCTGGTGGCCGAGATGGTCAGCGTCGGCATGATAAAGACGCTCTCGCAGGTCTCCCGCCGCAAGTTTGGCGACGAGGACATCAACGCCATGGTGGATCAGCTGAACGCCGCCCTGGAGAAGTCGATGCAGGTGCTGACGAGTTTCTCACAGTATCGCGGCGAGGTGCTGAGCGGCGTGCTCGAGTGGACGCCCGTGCACACGAGCACCAAGTTCtggaaggagaaggcggtgaaTGTGGAGGACAACGGCTACgaggtgctggtggcgctcggcaaggtgctgcgcgagtcGAAGGACGAGCTGACACTGGCGGTCGGCTGCCACGACCTGGGCGAGATCATCCGCTACCACCCCACCGGTCGCAACCTCCTCACGCTAGCCCCGATGGCGGGGGTGAAGGAGTGCGTGATGATGCTCATGTCCCACCCGAACCCGGAcgtggcgaaggaggcgctgctgtgcacgcaGAAGATAATGGTGCAGCGCTGGGAGTACATGCAGACGGCGTGA